A stretch of the Sulfolobus acidocaldarius SUSAZ genome encodes the following:
- a CDS encoding 16S rRNA methyltransferase, with protein sequence MRLNLILLDSALELVPREIISHPAVVKNAVRRGKKAENTLLDISLHYKAMRNLENVNKRGRPDIVHFALLLFLTLEEEIRGDLFVHTIDGKIIFVDRQMRPPKNYNRFVGLMEQLLLEGKIPPKGDRSLMQITNLKLKDLSRKYSSLIVLSESGRKVNPTDLCKLIHQNVLFGVGGFAHGDFSSEVKESASDFLSISKNVLETHQVICRVSLACSGFFS encoded by the coding sequence GTGAGATTAAATCTTATATTGTTAGATTCTGCGTTAGAACTTGTTCCTCGAGAGATTATATCTCACCCTGCTGTTGTTAAAAATGCTGTAAGAAGGGGTAAAAAGGCAGAAAATACCTTACTTGATATTTCATTGCATTACAAGGCTATGAGAAACTTAGAGAATGTGAATAAGAGAGGAAGACCAGATATAGTTCATTTTGCATTATTGTTATTTTTAACCCTTGAAGAGGAGATTAGAGGAGATCTATTTGTACATACAATTGACGGTAAAATAATATTTGTTGATAGGCAAATGAGACCACCTAAAAACTACAACAGGTTTGTAGGATTAATGGAACAGTTATTGCTAGAGGGCAAAATTCCTCCAAAGGGTGATAGGTCTCTAATGCAAATTACTAACCTTAAATTAAAGGATCTCTCTAGAAAATACTCTTCTCTAATAGTGTTAAGTGAAAGTGGAAGAAAAGTAAATCCTACTGATTTATGCAAACTCATTCATCAAAATGTGCTATTTGGAGTAGGTGGATTTGCTCATGGGGATTTTTCATCTGAAGTTAAGGAATCGGCTAGTGATTTTCTCTCAATAAGTAAAAATGTTTTAGAAACTCATCAAGTCATATGCAGAGTCTCATTAGCCTGTTCAGGGTTCTTTAGCTGA
- a CDS encoding ABC transporter substrate-binding protein — protein sequence MTTIKIGPLADSGDLYPFIPLIEGMVKPEGINLEFEIISTVQDTNEKVLKKDVDVAVPSAAMYPYIQNDYYILGEAVASAIDGITGMPVISINPIKVDEIKNSRLIVHGHNTTAFTLYKLLIGKYRKLVIIKNVLDEIKALGKEGDVLVAVHELKMMYALEKLGVKVNRIISMWDLWKQLAGDTPMPMGLVVISKDIGRELAMKFKEAYVKSKHYAEKHIDEIIKIDARIMADAHKTNLDEEIIRKTIWADIQEYNVPLPEVKRGLEKFYSVTYERGILPKVFNIDLI from the coding sequence ATGACAACAATAAAAATTGGTCCATTAGCGGACTCAGGTGATCTGTATCCGTTTATACCGCTTATAGAGGGAATGGTAAAGCCAGAGGGAATCAATCTAGAATTCGAAATAATCTCTACAGTTCAGGATACTAATGAAAAAGTTCTAAAGAAGGATGTAGATGTCGCCGTACCTTCTGCTGCTATGTATCCATATATACAAAATGATTATTATATCCTCGGAGAGGCTGTTGCGTCTGCAATAGACGGGATAACTGGTATGCCTGTGATATCCATTAATCCCATTAAGGTAGATGAAATAAAAAACTCCAGGTTAATAGTGCATGGTCATAATACAACTGCTTTTACTCTTTATAAACTCCTTATTGGCAAGTACAGGAAACTTGTTATAATAAAGAATGTTCTTGATGAGATCAAGGCACTTGGGAAGGAAGGAGATGTGTTAGTCGCAGTTCATGAGTTGAAGATGATGTATGCACTGGAAAAACTAGGTGTAAAAGTCAATAGAATAATAAGTATGTGGGATCTATGGAAACAGTTAGCAGGAGATACACCAATGCCTATGGGATTAGTTGTAATCAGTAAGGACATTGGTAGAGAATTAGCTATGAAGTTTAAGGAGGCTTATGTGAAAAGTAAGCATTATGCAGAGAAGCATATAGATGAAATAATTAAAATAGATGCCAGGATAATGGCTGATGCCCATAAGACAAATTTAGATGAGGAGATTATAAGGAAGACCATATGGGCTGACATACAGGAGTATAATGTGCCACTTCCAGAGGTTAAAAGAGGTTTGGAGAAATTCTATTCTGTAACATATGAAAGGGGTATTTTACCTAAAGTATTTAATATAGATTTGATTTGA
- a CDS encoding non-canonical purine NTP phosphatase, whose translation MLVSIGSKNKVKIEAVHEAIMRIGLNAEVISVEVSPEVPLQPFGHQTFIGARNRAVKSLKQTDSDIGIGIEGGVFSYENRLMAFAVVYAVNRNGLENFSFSTSFTLPTSITSLIFQGKELGEATDIVFSTKGSRENEGAIGYLTKVINRKELYVQPVIAALYPFYNKVD comes from the coding sequence ATGCTTGTTTCAATTGGTTCCAAGAATAAGGTAAAAATAGAGGCTGTTCATGAGGCGATAATGCGTATAGGTTTGAATGCTGAAGTTATTTCTGTGGAAGTAAGTCCTGAAGTTCCACTACAGCCCTTTGGTCATCAGACTTTCATAGGAGCCAGAAATAGAGCGGTTAAATCCTTAAAACAGACTGATTCTGATATAGGTATAGGAATAGAAGGGGGAGTATTTAGCTACGAGAATAGGTTAATGGCGTTTGCAGTGGTCTATGCTGTAAATAGAAATGGTCTCGAGAATTTTTCGTTTTCTACTTCCTTTACACTACCAACAAGTATAACATCCCTTATATTTCAAGGGAAGGAGTTGGGAGAGGCTACGGATATAGTTTTCTCTACAAAAGGGAGTAGGGAGAATGAAGGTGCCATAGGATATCTAACTAAAGTCATCAACAGAAAAGAGCTTTATGTACAACCAGTAATAGCGGCACTTTATCCTTTCTATAATAAGGTGGATTAG
- a CDS encoding thioredoxin, translating into MPKTKNSPVIELNSSNFNSFVESHKIAVVDFWAEWCAPCFVLSPIIEELASEYTQIGFGKVNADENSDIANQFGIMSLPTVLIFKNGKVVDTIVGAVPRDTIENKLKSVLGE; encoded by the coding sequence ATGCCTAAGACCAAGAACAGTCCTGTAATTGAACTAAATTCAAGTAATTTTAATTCATTTGTAGAATCTCATAAAATCGCTGTGGTGGATTTTTGGGCTGAATGGTGTGCTCCATGTTTTGTCCTTTCCCCAATAATTGAGGAATTGGCGTCTGAGTATACTCAAATAGGCTTTGGAAAAGTAAATGCTGATGAAAATAGTGATATAGCCAACCAATTTGGTATAATGAGTTTACCCACAGTGCTCATATTTAAAAATGGTAAGGTCGTTGACACAATAGTGGGTGCAGTTCCCAGAGATACTATCGAAAATAAGCTAAAGTCTGTTTTAGGTGAATAG
- a CDS encoding D-tyrosyl-tRNA(Tyr) deacylase, producing MNISIIVSTRDPVGETIKKLGYKFEEIDEDEVDFRFERGDAIVIFSRHQSSSKTPALTVHYPGNPSSQVLGGEPEKLGVAFPSLLTAIFREINKLDIPIQKTLEATHHGPTYQKVPIVFVEVGSDPTYWGNEKIVKSLVESTLSAIDNVSSLYCEEIIVGFGGPHYAPYFSKLGERVCIGHIISKYYLASMKDTTITEAVEKCKENVDTVVFDSVPLSVRDRVMYVLKDRNLRFKFH from the coding sequence ATGAACATCTCAATTATAGTTTCAACAAGGGATCCTGTCGGAGAAACTATTAAAAAATTAGGATATAAATTTGAGGAAATTGACGAAGATGAGGTTGATTTCAGATTTGAGAGAGGTGATGCTATAGTCATATTTTCGAGACACCAGAGTTCGTCTAAGACCCCGGCACTCACAGTTCATTATCCAGGAAATCCAAGCTCTCAGGTGTTAGGCGGAGAACCGGAAAAATTAGGGGTTGCATTTCCCAGCTTGTTAACAGCAATTTTTAGAGAAATTAATAAACTTGATATACCTATACAGAAAACTTTAGAGGCTACTCATCACGGACCTACATACCAGAAAGTTCCTATAGTATTTGTTGAAGTTGGAAGTGACCCTACCTATTGGGGTAACGAGAAGATAGTAAAGAGTTTAGTGGAATCTACCTTATCAGCTATAGATAATGTATCGTCACTGTATTGCGAAGAGATTATAGTAGGCTTTGGTGGTCCACACTATGCTCCATATTTCTCCAAGCTAGGAGAAAGAGTCTGTATTGGTCATATAATTTCTAAGTACTATTTAGCTTCAATGAAAGATACTACCATTACAGAAGCTGTGGAGAAGTGTAAGGAGAACGTAGATACTGTAGTATTTGATAGTGTGCCCTTAAGCGTGAGAGATAGAGTTATGTATGTTCTAAAAGACAGGAATCTAAGATTTAAGTTTCATTAA
- a CDS encoding phosphoglycerate mutase, which produces MTVIVFIRHAQSNANTQQILSDDINSYPLTDEGQRQAKKAVDELRKIIFLNFSKIYTSPILRAYQTASILSEGLNLVTVIDDRLKERRLGELNNKKVNMIELMKKIAENRSNTPKDLESWDELTKRIINFTETVLSTRENAIVVSHHDPIKSLITYVLDLDEFSGLGVILPNASMTILKCFNQNVKDCRLVSIGALTLTNEILMKLKS; this is translated from the coding sequence ATGACAGTTATAGTCTTTATAAGGCATGCACAGTCAAATGCAAATACACAACAAATCCTATCTGATGATATAAACTCTTACCCATTAACAGATGAAGGACAAAGACAGGCAAAGAAAGCAGTGGATGAGCTTAGGAAAATTATATTCCTTAATTTTTCTAAGATCTACACAAGTCCGATTCTTAGAGCTTATCAGACAGCTTCTATCCTTTCAGAAGGATTAAACTTAGTTACCGTAATAGACGATAGACTGAAGGAGAGAAGACTTGGAGAATTAAACAACAAGAAGGTAAATATGATTGAGTTAATGAAAAAAATTGCCGAAAATAGATCTAACACACCTAAAGATTTAGAATCATGGGATGAATTGACTAAAAGGATAATAAACTTCACCGAAACAGTCTTAAGTACAAGAGAAAATGCAATCGTTGTATCACATCATGATCCCATAAAATCTCTAATTACTTATGTTCTAGATCTCGATGAATTTTCAGGACTAGGTGTAATATTGCCAAATGCAAGTATGACAATTTTAAAGTGTTTTAATCAGAATGTAAAAGATTGCAGGTTAGTTTCTATTGGTGCCTTAACTTTAACTAATGAGATTTTAATGAAACTTAAATCTTAG
- a CDS encoding nucleoside hydrolase, with protein sequence MAKRKVIFDSDTASDDIIALMLASDFFEVKGVTIVAGNVKFENEIRNALFTLEYSGLSDIPVFVGSNRPILGKWRTVEEVHGKNGMGDWKIPEPTKKPEREHAIDAIIRLSKEYNGELEILAVSPLTNLALAYLKDHDLVKRIRKVWIMGGAFSKGNTTPLAEFNFWVDPEAANIVISAGFDITVVPWEVTEESATIYDNEWEKIERLGNRRSEFFINVNRVLREYSKSVGSKGSVHPDSLTVSIAYDNSLALSYVYKSISVETCSYSRGAMLIDWYNQFKDRNSVQIVLKADEKKFKQYLFDYLSQA encoded by the coding sequence ATGGCTAAAAGAAAAGTTATATTCGACAGTGATACCGCAAGTGATGATATCATAGCACTTATGTTAGCATCAGATTTTTTTGAAGTAAAAGGAGTCACAATAGTAGCAGGTAACGTGAAATTTGAGAACGAAATTAGAAATGCCCTATTTACCTTAGAGTATTCTGGACTATCCGATATACCTGTTTTTGTAGGAAGCAATAGACCAATTTTGGGTAAGTGGAGGACGGTGGAGGAAGTTCATGGTAAGAACGGAATGGGCGACTGGAAAATTCCTGAGCCCACTAAAAAACCAGAAAGGGAGCATGCTATAGATGCCATAATAAGGCTTTCAAAAGAATATAATGGAGAGCTTGAAATCCTTGCGGTTTCACCTTTAACAAATCTGGCTCTTGCATATCTAAAAGACCATGATTTGGTGAAAAGAATTAGGAAGGTTTGGATAATGGGTGGGGCATTTTCCAAGGGCAATACCACTCCCCTAGCAGAGTTTAACTTCTGGGTTGATCCTGAGGCTGCAAATATCGTAATTTCAGCTGGGTTTGATATAACAGTGGTACCCTGGGAAGTAACAGAGGAGTCTGCAACAATTTATGACAATGAATGGGAAAAAATTGAAAGATTGGGAAATAGAAGGTCGGAGTTTTTTATAAATGTAAATAGGGTTTTGCGGGAATATTCCAAATCTGTGGGATCTAAAGGGAGTGTTCATCCAGACTCTTTAACCGTCTCGATTGCATATGATAATAGTTTAGCTCTATCATATGTCTACAAGAGTATATCTGTTGAGACATGTTCCTATTCGAGAGGGGCTATGCTAATTGATTGGTATAACCAGTTTAAAGATAGAAATTCAGTACAAATAGTACTAAAGGCTGACGAAAAGAAGTTTAAGCAATACCTTTTTGATTATCTTTCCCAAGCTTAG
- a CDS encoding Fur family transcriptional regulator — MEAEIINVLRTHGLKATPQRISILKLVHNGGHFNGEQIYNELKKIEPTISLSTVYNTLNALEKAGLLNSFEVGGVTWYEMKRDLHVNVYCEDLNTIIDVDINLDQVYKQLIEKGIDVKSLNIVTVANCSKLGKDNQKGIA; from the coding sequence ATGGAAGCAGAAATCATAAATGTACTGAGAACACACGGATTAAAAGCGACGCCACAAAGAATATCAATACTTAAACTAGTCCATAATGGAGGACATTTTAATGGAGAGCAGATTTACAACGAATTGAAAAAAATAGAACCAACAATAAGCTTATCGACAGTTTACAATACGCTAAATGCCCTAGAAAAGGCTGGTCTATTGAACTCCTTTGAGGTAGGTGGAGTTACTTGGTATGAAATGAAGAGGGACCTCCACGTAAATGTTTATTGTGAGGATCTAAATACAATAATTGACGTCGATATTAATCTTGACCAGGTATATAAACAATTAATTGAAAAAGGAATTGACGTGAAAAGCCTAAACATAGTCACTGTAGCTAATTGTTCTAAGCTTGGGAAAGATAATCAAAAAGGTATTGCTTAA